In [Clostridium] cellulosi, one genomic interval encodes:
- a CDS encoding hypothetical protein (Family membership), translating into MLFGIIMLSVTLSIDALFAGFSYGLNGTRIPLMSKLIICAFSVVYCAVALLLGSTLAGVLPPMAAKIIGAAILAALGVFMIIKTHIKRSKKSKGDIAEESPKTLCRIIIKSLGITIEILKNNPEAGDIDASGDIDKKEAILLGFALSVDSLAAGFGSALSGLCSWYIPFAVGLCQLAFLSTGLGAGKYLSEKRRKLPDKYDSITSAVPGVLLIILSIFRFL; encoded by the coding sequence ATGCTTTTTGGAATAATAATGCTTTCGGTGACGCTGAGTATAGACGCTTTGTTCGCCGGATTTTCGTATGGATTAAACGGGACGCGAATACCGCTTATGTCAAAACTCATTATATGTGCGTTTTCAGTTGTCTATTGCGCCGTGGCGTTGCTTCTCGGCAGCACCCTCGCCGGCGTTTTGCCCCCAATGGCGGCTAAAATTATCGGCGCGGCTATTCTTGCGGCGCTTGGCGTGTTTATGATTATCAAAACGCATATAAAGCGCAGTAAGAAATCAAAGGGCGATATAGCCGAAGAGAGCCCCAAAACGCTTTGCAGGATAATAATAAAATCGCTGGGGATAACTATTGAGATACTAAAAAACAACCCTGAGGCAGGCGATATTGACGCGTCAGGCGATATCGATAAAAAGGAGGCAATTCTGCTCGGTTTTGCCCTATCCGTCGATTCATTGGCCGCAGGTTTTGGCAGCGCCCTATCGGGGCTTTGTTCTTGGTACATACCATTTGCGGTAGGGTTGTGTCAGCTGGCGTTTTTAAGCACCGGGCTCGGCGCTGGCAAATACTTATCCGAAAAGCGCAGGAAGCTGCCGGATAAATATGACTCAATTACCTCTGCAGTTCCCGGTGTTTTGCTTATTATTTTGTCAATTTTCAGGTTTTTGTAA
- a CDS encoding hypothetical protein (Family membership) has product MSSNIDNTEYDDYIAELSYFSHRISTPEWKIIPAPLAAVDLTYIVCGKAEYHVNGIPYIVKAGDLIYIPKGSMRSATTFEDDLMEAYCLNIQLKNLRGQDVELPFPRISNIGIHQDIISLFNDLNNDYYRREPGYRMKLRGWLQFILHRYIQLIVFKNDSDTLDRRIDNVLRYITRHYSEDLSIRSFSEKYGLSPSYFGKLFIRATGTSFRQYLTKVRMNVAEDMLFSGEYNVSTVAAACGFNDVYYFSKVFKAYKGVSPSSIIPSVPHISRHIPGCYPDELEISASGPVSPVNDMNSNSSLS; this is encoded by the coding sequence ATGTCAAGTAACATTGATAATACGGAATATGATGACTATATTGCTGAGCTAAGTTATTTTTCACACCGAATATCTACGCCTGAATGGAAAATCATTCCGGCACCACTCGCTGCAGTTGACCTAACTTATATTGTTTGCGGAAAAGCGGAATATCATGTAAACGGGATTCCTTATATCGTCAAAGCAGGCGATCTGATATATATACCAAAGGGAAGCATGCGCTCTGCAACTACCTTTGAGGATGATTTGATGGAAGCCTATTGCTTAAATATCCAACTTAAAAATCTGAGGGGGCAGGACGTTGAATTGCCGTTTCCTCGTATCAGCAACATCGGAATTCATCAGGATATTATTTCATTATTTAACGATTTAAATAACGATTATTACAGGCGTGAGCCCGGTTATCGCATGAAACTGCGTGGTTGGCTGCAGTTCATTCTTCATCGCTACATACAACTGATCGTTTTCAAGAATGACTCTGATACTTTAGACAGAAGAATCGATAACGTACTGCGATATATCACAAGGCATTATTCCGAAGACCTATCCATTCGGAGTTTTTCCGAAAAATACGGACTCAGTCCGTCATATTTCGGAAAACTATTCATCCGGGCTACAGGAACTTCTTTTCGGCAATATCTTACGAAAGTGCGCATGAATGTCGCGGAGGATATGTTGTTTAGCGGTGAGTATAATGTCAGCACTGTGGCAGCTGCCTGCGGCTTTAATGATGTGTACTATTTTAGTAAAGTCTTCAAGGCATACAAGGGGGTATCTCCTTCCTCTATAATTCCTTCCGTTCCTCATATTTCACGTCATATTCCAGGATGTTATCCGGATGAATTGGAAATATCGGCGTCCGGTCCTGTTTCCCCTGTAAATGACATGAATTCAAATTCCAGTTTGAGCTGA
- a CDS encoding MgtE integral membrane protein (High confidence in function and specificity), with the protein MYLVSTFYLSRIIGSSIFSNSETAIGKIADLAVEIGSQHPKVIGVALRDGRILDSSTIDIIKDNGQYVFFCKEIKLTELSGDNVIFLDRDIQDRQIVDTDGHKVVRVNDLRLAITSAGICLVAVDVGLEGLLRRLGVAKPLKSILKRFGASIPSKLILWDDVETIDTDRPGIKLSKQSSKLSTLHPSDLADIIEELDRKSQNSVFASFDEEKAADILEEMEPEARANIIESLTDTKAAELLEKMPSDEVADILDAIHPDKAERILREMNRETSDEVRELMEYPEGTVGSVMSTDYLAFSSDYTVGDVFLQLRRLKPEADTINYIYVVDENERLLATVSLRDLVISEPNVKLSQIMDKEFISVYDDDDIETLNEIVYKYNLLAVPVINRDEFLLGIVVVGDVVDNLLHEKYK; encoded by the coding sequence ATGTATCTTGTCTCAACTTTTTACCTGAGCCGTATTATCGGCAGCAGTATTTTCAGCAACAGTGAGACAGCCATCGGGAAGATTGCCGACCTTGCGGTTGAAATCGGTTCTCAACACCCGAAGGTTATCGGTGTCGCTTTGCGCGACGGCAGGATTCTTGACTCCTCAACTATTGATATAATTAAAGATAACGGCCAATATGTCTTTTTCTGCAAAGAAATCAAACTGACGGAGCTTTCCGGCGATAATGTGATATTTTTGGATCGTGATATTCAGGATAGGCAGATTGTTGATACCGACGGGCATAAGGTTGTTAGGGTCAACGATTTAAGGCTCGCCATAACCTCCGCTGGCATCTGCCTTGTAGCCGTTGACGTCGGCCTTGAGGGGCTTTTGCGCCGCCTTGGCGTAGCAAAGCCGCTTAAATCCATACTAAAAAGGTTCGGCGCCTCTATTCCCAGCAAGCTGATTTTGTGGGACGATGTTGAGACGATTGATACTGACCGCCCGGGCATAAAGCTTTCAAAGCAATCGTCAAAGCTTTCAACCCTCCACCCGTCAGATTTAGCGGATATAATAGAAGAGCTTGACCGCAAGTCGCAGAACTCTGTTTTTGCGTCGTTTGATGAAGAAAAGGCGGCCGATATACTCGAAGAGATGGAACCCGAGGCGAGAGCCAATATTATCGAAAGCTTGACAGACACGAAAGCCGCCGAACTGCTTGAAAAAATGCCGTCGGATGAGGTGGCGGATATCCTTGACGCTATTCATCCAGATAAGGCCGAGCGCATACTGCGCGAGATGAACCGCGAGACCTCCGATGAGGTCAGGGAACTTATGGAATACCCCGAAGGTACAGTCGGCAGCGTCATGTCGACGGATTATCTCGCATTCAGCAGCGACTATACTGTCGGCGACGTATTTTTGCAGCTGCGGCGTTTAAAGCCGGAGGCCGATACGATAAACTATATTTATGTGGTTGACGAGAATGAACGGCTGCTGGCGACTGTATCGCTGCGTGACCTTGTCATATCGGAGCCAAACGTCAAACTGTCTCAGATAATGGATAAAGAATTTATATCTGTCTATGATGACGATGACATAGAAACGCTGAATGAGATTGTTTATAAGTATAACCTGCTTGCTGTGCCGGTTATCAATAGGGATGAATTTTTACTCGGCATTGTAGTAGTCGGCGATGTCGTCGATAATCTGCTGCACGAAAAATATAAATAA
- a CDS encoding hypothetical protein (High confidence in function and specificity), translating to MYINLNGQIRIYSAEYGTYLLLYKGSDSINSCKTRQLLLHNMVSDGMVLQRNANVKVWGWAEPNERITVCFLGHTYRTTADSSGKWAVTLLKHEAGGPYEMEIEGSHKIVLHDILIGDVWICSGQSNMQLPMARVRDKYSDIVKNTVNPQIRQFDVPEHYDFHSPCQNTEGGKWRCVSPETILDFTAVGFFFAKELYETYSVPIGLIKMAVGGSRIEAWMSDESLGEYPEKTEIVNRFRNDQYVKQLLKNEETREKQWYEQLDKADQGLQPGRQKWYAENYDDSDWETMQIPSYWADEGLGEKNGAFWFRKTIMLPAKLAGLPAKIVMGRIVDADYVYINGELVGTTSYQYPPRKYDVPAGLLKEGRNTIAVRVISNRGKGGFVAKKDYQLVFSDQKIDLTGEWKYRVGAFAAMLPEKTFLHQIPTGLFNGMFSPVSEYTVKGVLWYQGESNTSKPEEYEDLFIKMIKAWRKKLKQENLPFLYVQLPNYLERENIQAINKWPLLREAQQKALKLPNTAMAVTIDIGEWNDLHPLNKHDVGKRLAMLARKTVYGDVNVVAMGPVYDHMAIRGNKAFISFTNIGTGLLSKDGNKLRNFEIAGKDGNFYDADATIENNQVIASCDKVSIPVAVRYAWRDNPQDINFYNREGFPAAPFRTNTGSR from the coding sequence ATGTATATAAATTTAAACGGTCAAATCAGAATTTATTCAGCTGAGTATGGTACATATTTACTGCTTTATAAAGGGAGTGATAGTATCAATTCTTGTAAAACAAGACAACTGCTTCTTCATAACATGGTAAGCGACGGAATGGTCTTACAGCGCAATGCGAATGTTAAGGTATGGGGCTGGGCAGAACCAAACGAAAGAATAACAGTTTGTTTTTTGGGGCATACCTATCGGACAACAGCCGATTCAAGCGGAAAATGGGCTGTCACCTTACTGAAACATGAGGCCGGCGGGCCATATGAAATGGAAATCGAAGGCAGTCACAAAATTGTGTTGCATGATATTCTTATCGGCGACGTATGGATTTGTTCCGGACAATCGAATATGCAGCTGCCTATGGCTCGTGTTCGAGATAAATACTCGGATATTGTTAAAAACACAGTCAATCCGCAGATTAGGCAGTTTGACGTACCGGAACATTATGATTTTCATTCGCCATGCCAGAATACCGAGGGCGGTAAATGGCGATGTGTCAGTCCCGAAACGATTCTTGATTTTACCGCGGTGGGATTCTTTTTTGCAAAAGAGCTTTACGAAACATATTCAGTACCGATTGGCTTAATTAAAATGGCTGTCGGAGGTTCTCGTATTGAAGCATGGATGAGCGATGAGTCGTTAGGCGAATATCCGGAAAAAACTGAGATTGTAAATCGGTTTCGTAACGACCAATATGTCAAGCAATTGCTGAAAAACGAAGAAACAAGAGAAAAACAATGGTATGAACAGCTGGATAAGGCCGATCAGGGATTGCAGCCCGGCAGACAAAAATGGTACGCGGAAAACTATGACGATTCTGATTGGGAAACAATGCAAATACCGTCGTATTGGGCAGATGAGGGGCTGGGTGAAAAAAACGGTGCGTTTTGGTTTCGAAAAACTATCATGCTGCCTGCGAAATTGGCAGGACTGCCCGCGAAAATCGTCATGGGGCGCATTGTTGACGCTGATTATGTATACATAAACGGTGAACTTGTCGGAACAACATCCTACCAATACCCTCCGCGGAAATACGATGTGCCCGCAGGGCTTTTAAAAGAGGGAAGAAATACAATTGCCGTGCGGGTGATAAGCAATCGGGGCAAAGGCGGATTTGTTGCCAAAAAAGATTATCAACTTGTTTTCAGCGATCAAAAGATTGATTTGACTGGAGAGTGGAAATACCGGGTCGGTGCTTTTGCCGCGATGCTGCCCGAAAAAACATTTCTCCATCAGATTCCCACAGGATTGTTCAACGGAATGTTCTCCCCCGTATCGGAATATACAGTGAAAGGCGTTTTATGGTATCAGGGCGAATCAAATACGTCAAAGCCTGAGGAGTATGAAGACCTTTTCATCAAAATGATAAAAGCATGGAGAAAAAAGCTCAAGCAGGAAAATTTGCCGTTCCTTTATGTTCAGCTTCCAAACTATCTGGAACGTGAAAATATACAGGCAATCAACAAATGGCCGCTCTTACGCGAAGCGCAGCAAAAGGCCCTCAAACTGCCAAATACGGCGATGGCTGTTACGATCGATATTGGGGAATGGAACGATCTTCATCCGCTCAACAAACACGATGTTGGAAAACGCCTTGCCATGCTTGCCCGAAAAACAGTTTACGGTGATGTTAATGTTGTTGCAATGGGACCTGTTTATGATCACATGGCAATACGGGGTAATAAGGCATTTATAAGCTTTACAAATATAGGAACAGGGTTACTGTCGAAAGACGGAAACAAGCTTCGGAACTTTGAAATAGCAGGAAAAGACGGCAATTTTTATGATGCGGATGCCACAATAGAGAACAATCAGGTGATTGCAAGCTGTGATAAGGTAAGTATTCCTGTAGCAGTACGATATGCTTGGCGCGACAACCCTCAGGACATAAATTTTTATAACAGGGAAGGATTCCCTGCCGCGCCATTCAGAACAAATACTGGCAGCCGCTAA
- a CDS encoding glycoside hydrolase family protein (High confidence in function and specificity), whose product MRKRLDKKWRFYPGGESPFFGVNNEGMEVNLPHDFSIIQKRNPDSKGGAANAFFPGGLGCYKKSIYIPEDWKGKDVLLEFEGIYMNAEIRFNKQLVARHIYGYTGFFVNLTPCVRYNAENEISVNVNNDTLPNSRWYSGSGIYRHVWLEVRDPVHIAPWGVYVTTPVVSPLHSVVQTETTLENGLSQKVTVTLRSRLIDKSGAQVTSTENRIDLPANGKSEVKQLLDVGHTHLWSVDNPYLYILKSEIIQNNAVIDEKLTSVGIRTLSFDAKQGFRLNGKIVKLKGACVHHDCGLLGSAAYDRAEERKVELLKANGFNAIRCAHNPPSPAFLDACDRLGILVIDEAFDCWREAKNPNDYGVFFDMCWENDLSSMLLRDRNHPCIIMWSTGNEILERDGRSDGYRLAKDLADFVRLFDKTRAVTNALCPIPGINDKVDQESLVHNGDQWGELTEKFIEPLDVAGYNYLRHRYEYDGEKYPNRIICGTESYPSQVFENWEQVQKNPHVIGDFVWTGIDYLGESGIGRVWYGERKSYLGEYPWHTAFCGDFDICGFKRPQSYYRDCVWGISKAPYIAVYNPEHYGQSVGGTPWSWSDVVSSWDWPGFEGKPVAVEVYCVDDEVELFLNGKSLGRKAAGKENKYKVLYETVYEKGELVAVGYADGNITAKTVLKTAKNPVGIRLTPDREILDRGEGDLSYVTVEIVDEDGNIAVTDERDIFFAVCGPGSLLAVGNSNPVSEEMYVGNHRRAYRGRAMAVVRSEGFPGEITLEAMADGLPVATVSIYSAGSFE is encoded by the coding sequence ATGCGAAAAAGGCTCGATAAAAAGTGGAGATTTTACCCGGGCGGGGAGTCACCGTTTTTTGGTGTAAATAACGAGGGCATGGAAGTTAATTTACCGCATGACTTCAGTATTATACAAAAAAGGAATCCTGATTCCAAAGGCGGGGCAGCTAACGCTTTTTTCCCCGGGGGCTTGGGATGCTATAAAAAAAGCATTTATATACCCGAAGACTGGAAAGGGAAGGATGTCCTGCTCGAATTTGAAGGAATCTATATGAATGCCGAGATTCGTTTTAACAAACAGCTTGTGGCTCGGCATATTTACGGCTATACCGGCTTCTTTGTCAATCTGACTCCCTGCGTCAGGTATAACGCGGAAAATGAGATAAGCGTCAATGTCAACAATGACACGCTGCCGAACAGCCGGTGGTACAGCGGTTCGGGTATTTACCGCCATGTTTGGCTCGAAGTGCGCGATCCGGTTCATATAGCTCCATGGGGTGTTTATGTTACGACACCGGTGGTATCCCCTCTACATTCTGTGGTACAAACGGAGACAACTTTGGAAAATGGACTTTCTCAAAAGGTGACGGTTACGCTTCGCTCCCGGCTGATTGACAAAAGCGGGGCTCAAGTAACGTCAACTGAAAATCGGATTGACTTGCCTGCCAACGGCAAATCGGAAGTTAAACAGCTTCTTGATGTCGGGCATACACATCTTTGGTCGGTTGACAATCCATATCTATACATTTTAAAGAGTGAAATTATACAGAATAACGCGGTAATTGATGAAAAGCTCACTTCAGTCGGGATTAGAACGCTTTCTTTTGACGCAAAGCAGGGTTTCAGGCTTAACGGAAAGATAGTAAAACTAAAGGGCGCCTGTGTGCACCACGACTGTGGATTACTTGGTTCAGCCGCCTATGACCGCGCGGAAGAGCGAAAAGTAGAGCTTCTTAAAGCGAATGGTTTTAACGCGATACGATGCGCGCACAACCCGCCGTCGCCGGCATTTTTAGACGCTTGTGACAGACTGGGGATCCTTGTAATAGACGAAGCTTTTGATTGCTGGCGTGAAGCAAAAAATCCTAATGATTACGGGGTTTTCTTTGATATGTGCTGGGAAAACGATTTATCCTCAATGCTGCTTCGCGACCGAAACCATCCTTGCATTATCATGTGGTCGACAGGAAATGAAATTCTGGAGCGTGACGGCCGTTCGGACGGCTATAGGCTTGCAAAGGATTTAGCCGACTTTGTGCGTTTATTTGATAAAACCCGCGCTGTCACGAATGCTCTTTGCCCGATTCCCGGAATCAACGATAAAGTAGATCAGGAGAGTTTAGTTCATAACGGCGATCAATGGGGAGAACTGACAGAAAAATTTATTGAGCCGCTGGATGTTGCGGGCTACAACTATCTGCGGCATCGGTACGAATATGACGGAGAAAAATATCCTAATCGAATTATCTGTGGAACAGAAAGCTATCCGTCGCAGGTGTTCGAAAACTGGGAACAGGTACAAAAAAATCCGCATGTGATCGGTGACTTTGTTTGGACCGGCATTGATTATTTAGGCGAATCTGGCATCGGCAGGGTGTGGTACGGAGAAAGGAAAAGCTATCTTGGCGAGTATCCCTGGCATACGGCCTTTTGCGGTGATTTCGATATTTGTGGCTTCAAACGTCCGCAATCCTATTACCGTGACTGCGTGTGGGGTATTTCCAAGGCACCTTATATCGCTGTATACAACCCGGAACACTACGGTCAGTCTGTCGGCGGCACGCCATGGAGCTGGTCCGATGTGGTATCGTCATGGGATTGGCCCGGTTTCGAAGGGAAACCTGTAGCGGTTGAAGTTTATTGTGTTGATGATGAAGTCGAGCTGTTTCTAAACGGAAAGTCGCTGGGTCGTAAAGCGGCAGGAAAAGAAAATAAATATAAGGTCCTTTATGAAACCGTTTATGAAAAAGGAGAACTTGTTGCGGTCGGATACGCAGATGGAAATATAACGGCAAAAACCGTTTTGAAAACAGCGAAAAATCCGGTCGGGATTCGTCTGACACCGGACAGGGAAATTCTAGATCGCGGTGAGGGGGATTTATCCTATGTCACTGTGGAAATTGTTGATGAAGACGGTAATATCGCAGTTACAGACGAGCGCGATATTTTCTTTGCTGTTTGCGGTCCCGGATCGCTGCTCGCAGTAGGCAACAGCAATCCCGTTTCTGAGGAAATGTATGTAGGCAATCACCGAAGAGCATACAGAGGAAGAGCTATGGCGGTTGTTCGTTCGGAAGGCTTTCCCGGTGAAATCACACTAGAGGCAATGGCAGACGGATTACCTGTTGCCACTGTATCAATTTATTCAGCAGGAAGTTTTGAATGA
- a CDS encoding binding-protein-dependent transport systems inner membrane component (High confidence in function and specificity) → MRKKAIAQNIKIIAKDWQLYSLLILPVLYYIIFKYGPMVGNVIAFRKYVQGGPWLGTEWVGLKYFKMFINDAQFWRAFRNTIIISVSTLIFTFPIPIIFALLLNEIKNVAFKKSVQTISYLPHFLSMVVVANMIYDFLSPSTGFLNRIIQFFTGHTIQFMQISGYFVPIYVISAIWQETGWGAILYLAALTNINTELYEAAEIDGAGKFKQAIHVTIPGIMPTIAILFILNLGNLLNVGFEKILLLYNPVIYDTSDVISTYLYRMAFNSNSFSYATAIGLFESIIGLLLVVGANKLTKKITETSLW, encoded by the coding sequence ATGCGTAAAAAAGCTATCGCCCAAAATATTAAAATAATAGCAAAAGACTGGCAGCTCTACAGTCTGTTGATTCTTCCCGTCCTATATTACATAATCTTCAAATACGGTCCGATGGTCGGAAATGTCATTGCGTTTCGAAAATATGTACAGGGCGGTCCCTGGCTAGGAACCGAATGGGTTGGACTCAAATACTTTAAAATGTTTATCAATGACGCACAATTTTGGAGAGCGTTCCGAAATACGATTATCATAAGCGTTTCAACTCTGATTTTTACTTTCCCGATTCCGATAATTTTTGCTTTGCTGCTGAATGAAATTAAAAATGTTGCTTTCAAAAAGTCAGTTCAGACAATCTCATATTTACCGCATTTTCTTTCCATGGTTGTTGTCGCAAATATGATCTATGACTTTTTATCGCCGTCTACCGGCTTTTTAAACCGTATTATTCAATTTTTTACTGGACACACAATTCAATTTATGCAGATTTCCGGTTATTTCGTGCCGATTTATGTTATATCGGCAATATGGCAGGAAACGGGCTGGGGAGCGATTCTTTATCTTGCGGCACTCACAAATATCAATACAGAGCTGTATGAAGCGGCGGAAATCGACGGAGCCGGAAAATTCAAGCAGGCAATTCATGTAACAATCCCCGGAATCATGCCTACCATTGCTATACTATTTATTTTGAACCTTGGCAATCTGTTAAACGTAGGGTTTGAAAAAATCCTCTTACTTTACAATCCTGTCATATATGATACCTCTGACGTTATTTCAACCTATCTATACCGTATGGCGTTCAATTCAAACAGTTTCAGCTACGCTACAGCAATCGGTTTGTTTGAATCAATAATCGGTTTGCTTTTAGTTGTTGGCGCAAACAAATTGACCAAAAAAATTACTGAAACCAGTTTGTGGTGA
- a CDS encoding P-type HAD superfamily ATPase (High confidence in function and specificity) encodes MTLTDRRTVSAKPRGLSEKEASRLLKKYGENVFAKGKKVSALNIFVSQFKDILIIILIASTILSFLMGDVTEAIAIILIILLNSIMGFAQEYKTEKTLDALKDMAAPTAHVLRDGIPKEIPAAQVVPGDIILLEAGDRVPSDAVLFEANDLQADESLLTGESLPVEKRANAEGDAGRVFMGTMITNGRGKAKTIHTGMNTEMGKIAGILTEIESSETPLQKRLSELGKYIAIGCLLICAVVTITGILRGENVMDMIITGISLAVAAVPEGLPAIVTISLALGVSRMLKRNALIRRLPAVETLGCATVICSDKTGTLTENRMTVRKIVTLTHSVDVHAEKDGASFFCGDEKIKPLKQDDVRMTLEAGVICNNAQLLRGKEPKISGDPTEGALLVAAYNAGINPDSLNKKAKRISELPFDSNRKCMSVIVEENGTRRLYVKGAPDVILDKCTQVYSGKEMLFTSKMKKEIIKKNDEMADAALRVLAMAYKDLPPETEKATVSMENNLVFLGLEGMMDPPRREVYSAVRKCIRAGIKTVMITGDHKKTAAAVAKELGILRWQSSLVVTGAELDKMSDEQLRHIAPRAAVFARVSPAHKLRIVKAYKANGNVVAMTGDGVNDAPAVKEADIGVSMGITGTDVTKEASAVILLDDNFASMVAAVEEGRVIYGNIRKFIRYLLSCNIGEVLTMFVGMLMGLPVVLTPIQILWVNLVTDGLPAIALGLDPPDDDVMTKKPRGTNESVFSNGLASMMIFRGCIIGLSTLGAFITVFKYGGLIMARTCAFVTLVTVQLIHVFECKSETKNIFHIKFSNNPFLIFSVLISALLMLVVIYIPYLRPIFGTCVIGPREYFWIFMYSILGPLISAVVFREKKNKHY; translated from the coding sequence ATGACGTTGACCGATAGAAGGACCGTTTCAGCTAAACCGAGGGGACTTAGCGAAAAAGAAGCCTCAAGGCTCCTTAAAAAATACGGTGAAAATGTCTTTGCCAAGGGCAAAAAGGTAAGCGCCCTTAATATCTTTGTCTCCCAATTTAAGGACATACTCATTATCATCCTCATCGCCTCGACAATTCTTTCATTTTTAATGGGCGATGTGACGGAGGCAATAGCAATTATATTGATTATCCTTCTCAATTCCATTATGGGATTTGCGCAGGAATATAAAACTGAGAAAACACTGGACGCGCTAAAGGATATGGCCGCACCGACGGCCCATGTGCTGCGCGACGGCATACCTAAAGAGATACCGGCGGCCCAGGTTGTCCCCGGTGACATAATATTGCTGGAAGCCGGCGACCGAGTGCCATCTGACGCTGTGCTCTTTGAAGCGAATGATTTGCAGGCGGACGAGTCGTTATTAACAGGCGAGTCGCTGCCTGTTGAAAAAAGAGCAAATGCAGAAGGCGACGCCGGCCGCGTATTTATGGGCACCATGATTACAAACGGGCGGGGCAAGGCCAAAACTATACATACCGGCATGAATACCGAGATGGGCAAGATCGCCGGTATCCTTACCGAGATCGAAAGCAGCGAAACCCCGCTCCAAAAGCGCCTCTCGGAACTTGGAAAATACATAGCTATCGGCTGCCTTTTAATCTGCGCGGTCGTCACCATAACGGGTATCCTGCGCGGCGAAAACGTAATGGATATGATAATCACCGGTATCTCGCTCGCTGTCGCCGCCGTCCCTGAGGGGCTGCCCGCCATCGTCACAATCTCACTGGCACTCGGGGTCAGCAGGATGCTCAAACGCAACGCGCTTATCCGCCGCCTGCCAGCCGTCGAAACCCTCGGCTGCGCCACCGTCATCTGTTCCGACAAAACCGGGACATTGACGGAAAACCGCATGACGGTCAGAAAGATTGTGACGCTCACACATTCAGTTGACGTTCACGCTGAAAAAGACGGGGCTTCGTTTTTCTGCGGCGACGAAAAGATTAAGCCGCTAAAGCAGGACGACGTGCGGATGACACTGGAAGCCGGGGTTATCTGCAACAACGCCCAGCTTTTGCGGGGGAAAGAGCCTAAAATCAGCGGCGACCCGACCGAGGGCGCACTGCTTGTCGCCGCGTACAATGCAGGGATAAACCCCGATTCGCTAAACAAAAAAGCCAAAAGAATATCCGAGCTGCCCTTTGACAGCAACCGCAAGTGCATGTCCGTAATAGTAGAAGAAAACGGCACGCGCAGGCTTTATGTCAAAGGTGCGCCTGACGTCATATTGGACAAATGCACGCAGGTTTACAGCGGCAAGGAAATGCTCTTCACTTCAAAGATGAAAAAAGAAATAATAAAGAAAAACGACGAGATGGCCGACGCCGCACTCAGGGTTTTGGCGATGGCTTACAAGGACCTGCCGCCAGAAACTGAAAAGGCTACTGTATCAATGGAAAACAACCTTGTTTTTCTGGGCCTTGAGGGCATGATGGACCCGCCGCGCAGGGAAGTTTACTCAGCCGTCCGCAAATGTATCCGCGCCGGGATCAAGACCGTTATGATAACGGGCGACCACAAAAAGACAGCGGCCGCCGTCGCCAAAGAACTCGGTATCCTGCGGTGGCAGTCATCCCTCGTCGTGACCGGCGCCGAACTTGATAAGATGAGTGACGAACAGCTTAGGCACATCGCCCCGCGGGCCGCTGTCTTTGCAAGGGTATCCCCGGCCCATAAGCTCCGCATTGTCAAGGCCTATAAGGCAAACGGCAATGTAGTGGCAATGACCGGCGACGGGGTCAACGACGCCCCGGCTGTCAAAGAAGCGGACATAGGGGTCAGCATGGGGATTACCGGAACGGACGTGACAAAAGAGGCGTCTGCGGTGATCCTGCTGGACGACAACTTTGCTTCTATGGTTGCGGCGGTCGAGGAGGGCCGCGTAATCTACGGCAATATACGCAAATTTATCCGTTACCTGCTCTCTTGCAACATAGGTGAAGTCCTTACTATGTTTGTCGGTATGCTGATGGGGCTGCCTGTAGTGCTCACGCCTATTCAGATTCTCTGGGTCAATCTTGTGACCGACGGGCTTCCGGCTATCGCCCTCGGCCTCGACCCGCCCGATGACGACGTGATGACCAAAAAGCCCCGGGGCACAAACGAAAGCGTATTTTCAAACGGGCTGGCCTCGATGATGATATTCCGCGGCTGTATAATAGGGCTTAGCACGCTGGGGGCTTTCATCACCGTATTTAAATACGGTGGCCTTATAATGGCAAGGACCTGCGCCTTCGTAACACTGGTTACAGTCCAGCTTATCCATGTTTTTGAATGTAAATCTGAAACCAAAAACATCTTCCATATCAAGTTTTCCAATAACCCGTTTCTTATCTTTTCTGTGCTTATCTCTGCTCTGCTAATGCTGGTCGTGATTTATATTCCGTACCTGCGCCCAATCTTCGGCACCTGTGTTATCGGGCCCCGCGAATACTTCTGGATTTTTATGTACTCAATCCTCGGCCCGTTAATCTCCGCCGTTGTGTTCCGCGAAAAGAAAAATAAGCATTATTAA